A region from the Rosa rugosa chromosome 6, drRosRugo1.1, whole genome shotgun sequence genome encodes:
- the LOC133715890 gene encoding RING-H2 finger protein ATL7-like, producing the protein MTMGSGMNLITTVIGFGMSATFIIFVCTRIICGRLRGVESRPMFEIESRTDLEQPENRSSGLEQIVVAAIPTMKYDQEAFSSLEDAQCSICLGEYQEKEVLRIMPKCGHSFHLTCIDIWLRKQSTCPVCRLPLKESFGPKHVRSATFTVARSFDDSENISTREHSQQLLLPASEPNSASNNINNQVRLEPASGNPSEPTQSREPDTRH; encoded by the exons ATGACGATGGGGTCGGGTATGAACTTGATTACTACTGTGATTGGTTTTGGTATGAGTGCAACGTTCATTATATTTGTCTGCACAAGAATCATTTGTGGGAGGCTGAGAGGTGTTGAATCAAGGCCTATGTTCGAGATTGAATCAAGAACTGATCTTGAGCAG CCAGAGAATCGGTCTAGTGGCCTTGAACAAATTGTGGTTGCTGCAATCCCGACCATGAAGTATGATCAGGAGGCCTTTAGTTCTTTAGAAGATGCACA GTGTTCAATATGTCTGGGGGAGTACCAGGAGAAAGAAGTACTGAGAATTATGCCGAAATGTGGTCACAGTTTTCACCTCACTTGCATTGATATATGGCTGAGGAAACAGTCTACCTGTCCAGTTTGCCGTTTACCCTTGAAAGAATCTTTCGGACCAAAACATGTGAGATCAGCAACATTTACTGTGGCTCGATCTTTTGATGATTCTGAGAACATTTCAACTCGTGAACATTCTCAGCAGTTGCTATTACCAGCATCTGAACCAAATTCGGCAAGCAACAACATTAACAACCAAGTGCGGTTAGAACCTGCTTCTGGAAACCCCTCTGAACCTACTCAATCAAGAGAACCAGACACAAGGCATTGA
- the LOC133715038 gene encoding G-type lectin S-receptor-like serine/threonine-protein kinase SD1-29, translated as MQLGSVILFFSFAFSLLPSQYGAEVYNITPSHPLSEGQTLVSPGLIFELGFFSPSSSGNKYVGIWHKDIFPRKVVWVANRDQPFALIDTLASLRISSNGSLELVDGKQNSVWSTNVTIQMSSSNTSSVAAILLDDGNFVVKDVIGAGESIWQSFHHPSDTMLPNLVLGYFTKYGEGLFLTTWKSESDPSSGIYTAEGGRRTDMPGQVIIWINRSIPFWRSGPWDKSKFIGILDMDDRYLSGFKLDENTEQGTKYFSYNLPEKTLAYVDVSSEGKMKLMSSENGKNWSLSTEAQTNRCDIYGACGPYGVCNISESPICKCLKGFVPKSHQEWSKGDWTGGCVRKTELFCARETNKKSVPLQGKQDDNDDGFWKITRAKVPDYHQYITSLDLEDEFSDCKIQCLNNCSCLAFALVNNIGCLVWSKDLIDIQKFSRGGVDIYIRLARRELGEGKPIKLISSLTAIGLMIILVAIVFGLHRLRANQKESIPTSRDTLGEYIGKHDPSKLLIYDFDTILTATDNFSITNKLGQGGFGPVYKGMLQDGKEVAVKRLSSSSGQGIEEFKNEMLLISNLQHKNLVRIMGCCIKEDEKLLIYEFMPNKSLDTFLFDTRKRVVLDWATRFNIIQGVARGLLYLHHDSYVKVIHRDLKVSNILLDEKMNPKISDFGLARIIEGTQNLENTQKVVGTRGYMSPEYAMGGMFSEKSDVYSFGVLVLEIISSKKNTSFSLYDQHLGFLAYAWNLWNEGRGLELVDEILGYSYSSSEVLKCMHIGLLCVQDNAVDRPTMADIALMFSSEKDGPQPKLPVFTIQNSAYHPQPYCENTNFSKNEASITMIEGR; from the exons ATGCAACTGGGTAgtgttattttgtttttctcattcGCCTTCAGTTTGCTTCCGTCACAGTATGGCGCTGAAGTATATAACATAACTCCTTCACACCCATTATCCGAGGGACAAACTCTAGTCTCTCCTGGCCTAATATTCGAATTGGGCTTCTTCAGTCCTAGTAGTTCTGGTAACAAGTATGTGGGGATATGGCACAAGGATATATTTCCACGTAAAGTGGTATGGGTGGCTAACAGAGATCAGCCTTTTGCTCTTATAGACACCTTGGCTAGTTTGAGAATTAGCAGCAATGGGAGTCTGGAGCTTGTAGATGGGAAGCAAAATTCTGTGTGGTCAACTAATGTTACTATACAGATGTCATCATCTAATACTAGTTCAGTTGCTGCAATTCTTTTAGATGATGGAAACTTTGTTGTCAAAGATGTTATCGGAGCTGGTGAATCAATATGGCAGAGCTTTCATCATCCTAGTGACACTATGCTACCAAACCTGGTGTTGGGATACTTTACCAAATATGGAGAAGGCCTTTTTTTGACTACCTGGAAGAGTGAGAGTGATCCATCTAGTGGGATATATACAGCTGAAGGCGGACGGCGAACAGATATGCCAGGACAAGTGATCATTTGGATTAATCGGTCAATTCCCTTCTGGAGAAGTGGACCATGGGACAAATCGAAGTTCATCGGCATCTTAGATATGGATGATCGATATCTTAGTGGATTTAAACTAGATGAAAATACAGAACAGGGAACAAAGTATTTCTCTTATAACTTACCTGAGAAAACTCTCGCATATGTAGACGTCTCTTCAGAGGGAAAGATGAAGCTTATGAGTTCAGAAAATGGTAAGAACTGGTCACTCTCCACCGAGGCACAAACTAATCGATGTGACATCTATGGAGCATGTGGGCCTTATGGGGTTTGCAACATCTCTGAATCTCCAATCTGCAAGTGTTTGAAAGGGTTTGTACCAAAATCACACCAGGAATGGAGCAAAGGAGACTGGACCGGTGGATGCGTAAGGAAAACCGAATTGTTCTGTGCGAGAGAAACAAATAAGAAGTCAGTACCATTGCAAGGAAAACAAGATGATAACGATGATGGGTTTTGGAAGATCACACGAGCAAAAGTACCAGATTATCATCAGTATATTACATCTTTGGATCTTGAAGACGAGTTCAGTGACTGCAAGATACAGTGCTTAAATAATTGTTCATGCCTGGCTTTTGCACTTGTTAATAATATTGGTTGTTTGGTCTGGTCCAAAGACCTCATTGATATACAGAAATTTTCCAGGGGGGGAGTTGATATTTATATTCGCCTAGCACGCAGAGAACTAG GTGAAGGAAAGCCAATTAAGTTGATTTCCAGCCTCACAGCTATTGGTTTAATGATTATCTTGGTTGCCATAGTGTTCGGTTTGCACAGGTTGCGAGCTAACCAAAAGG AATCGATTCCAACTTCTAGGGACACTCTTGGAGAATATATTGGAAAACATGATCCATCAAAGCTATTGATCTATGATTTTGATACCATATTAACTGCTACAGACAATTTCAGCATTACAAATAAACTCGGGCAAGGAGGCTTTGGTCCTGTTTATAAG GGTATGCTACAAGATGGGAAGGAAGTAGCTGTAAAAAGACTATCTAGTAGCTCAGGACAAGGCATTGAAGAGTTCAAGAATGAGATGCTGTTGATCTCCAATCTTCAACACAAAAATCTTGTTAGGATCATGGGTTGCTGCATTAAAGAGGATGAGAAGTTACTGATTTATGAGTTCATGCCAAACAAAAGCTTGGATACTTTTTTATTTG ATACGAGAAAGAGAGTAGTACTTGATTGGGCGACACGCTTTAATATTATTCAGGGTGTCGCCAGAGGGCTTCTTTATCTCCATCATGATTCCTATGTGAAGGTAATACATAGAGATCTGAAAGTCAGCAACATTCTCCTAGATGAGAAAATGAAtccaaaaatttcagattttggattGGCACGCATAATTGAAGGAACACAAAATCTAGAAAATACTCAGAAAGTTGTGGGAACACG TGGCTATATGTCTCCGGAGTATGCCATGGGGGGTATGTTTTCTGAAAAATCTGATGTCTATAGCTTCGGGGTGTTGGTCTTGGAGATTATTAGCAGCAAGAAGAATACCAGCTTCTCTTTATATGACCAACATCTTGGCTTTCTAGCCTAT GCATGGAACTTGTGGAATGAAGGCAGGGGGTTGGAGTTAGTAGATGAAATATTAGGTTATTCATATTCATCATCGGAAGTACTGAAATGCATGCATATTGGGCTTCTATGTGTACAAGACAATGCTGTGGACAGGCCAACCATGGCAGATATAGCTTTGATGTTCAGTAGTGAGAAAGATGGTCCACAACCTAAGCTGCCTGTATTCACTATCCAAAACTCAGCTTATCATCCTCAACCATACTGTGAGAATACTAATTTCTCTAAAAATGAAGCTAGCATTACAATGATTGAAGGACGATAA
- the LOC133715889 gene encoding protein-ribulosamine 3-kinase, chloroplastic, which translates to MTMVAHVGLISFSSSLPSLPRLPRLSSTKHRPLIMAAMSDDPVRKWILTEGNATEIIRISPIGGGCINRASRHDTDAGSFFVKTNRSIGPSMFEGEALGLGAMFKTGSIRVPKPFKVGPLPTGGSYIIMEFIDFGLSRGNQSDLGRKLAEMHKTGKSEKGFGFEVNNTIGSTPQINTWSSDWIQFYGEHRLGYQLQLAVDRYGDSTIYEKGHRLVKSMGPLFDNIVIEPCLLHGDLWSGNISSDKKGEPVILDPACYYGHNEAEFGMSWCAGFGGSFYSSYFEVMPKQPGFEKRKDLYMLYHYLNHYNLFGSGYRSSAMSIIDDYLRMLKA; encoded by the exons ATGACAATGGTGGCACACGTGGGACTCATATCGTTCTCTTCTTCCTTACCTTCTCTGCCTCGTCTTCCTCGTCTGTCCTCCACAAAGCACCGACCTTTAATCA TGGCGGCAATGAGTGATGATCCGGTTCGTAAATGGATTCTCACCGAAGGAAATGCAACAGAGATAATAAGAATTAGTCCTATAGGCGGTGGTTGCATCAATCGTGCTAGTCGTCATGACACTGATGCTGGTTCTTTCTTTGTTAAAACAAACAG GAGCATTGGACCATCTATGTTTGAGGGAGAGGCTCTTGGTTTAGGAGCCATGTTTAAAACCGGATCAATTCGTGTCCCTAAGCCATTCAAG GTTGGCCCTCTACCTACTGGTGGTTCTTACATCATTATGGAGTTTATCGACTTTGGTTTATCCAGAGGTAATCAG TCTGATCTAGGCAGGAAGCTTGCTGAGATGCATAAGACTGGAAAATCTGAgaaaggttttggttttgaagttaaCAATACAATAGGCAG CACTCCGCAGATAAACACTTGGTCATCAGATTGGATTCAGTTTTATGGGGAGCATAGACTGGGTTATCAGTTGCAGCTGGCCGTGGACCGATATGGTGATAGTACCATTTATGAAAAAG GACACAGATTAGTGAAGAGTATGGGACCTCTCTTTGATAATATAGTGATTGAGCCATGCCTGTTACATGGGGACTTATGGAGCGGAAATATCAGCTCTGACAAGAAGGGAGAGCCAGTTATACTTGACCCGGCATGTTACT ATGGACATAATGAGGCTGAATTTGGAATGTCGTGGTGTGCTGGCTTTGGTGGATCTTTCTACAGTTCCTATTTCGAG GTGATGCCCAAGCAACCAGGGTTTGAGAAAAGGAAAGACCTCTACATGTTGTATCATTACTTGAATCATTATAACCTCTTTGGTTCTGGTTATCGTTCCTCTGCAATGTCCATAATAGATGACTATCTTCGGATGTTAAAAGCTTAG